TCAATCTGCTCTTTGGTTGCGTCCTCTGGCATTGTTGTTGAAAGAGTTCCAAACAGGTGATTGACTTCCTGTAGGCGCTGATTCACTTCTCTGAGTTTATCCTCGAATCCAGGCTTGATCAATTTATTTGTGCCATAGTGTTCGACAACACCGGTCACAATCATTTCCTGCTCCCATCTTGATTTTGTTCCAGCGAGCAGGTAACCAATCAGAAACAGACAGAGCCCCATCATAAGTTGAATGGATCCTCGCATCAGAGGGTGCTCTTCATGCTGTTGTGTCGCAGCCGCTCGCGGATCCGGTGAGGAATGTTGCGAGATACTGCCGGTCTGAGTTAAAGGTGTCTGGCTGGCTTCAAGGCTCCAGACTTTTTCCCCCACCCAATAATGACTCATGAGAACCGGTTTTCCGTTTCGCCATTCAAACACGCCTTCCAGCTTGCGAACAGGGTCGACGACATAAGCAACTTGACCGGGGCCGGAAAAAAAATTCTCCTGTATGAATACATCACGATCAGAAAGAAAAATTCCAAAATCAGGATGAGAGTGATACCAGCCAATAATTCTCAAGTCCGAATATTTAGAATCCATTTCACTATTGATCTGAGACCATGATTCATGTGTAAATGTGACTTCGGCAAATTTACTGGCTGCCTGATTACAACGAATGTATTGAGTGACACTAGCAAAAGGGCCATTCTCATCTTGTTGCCATTCTCCGACAAGAACACCGCAAATTTCGACGCTGGTATCGTTTGAAGCGTGATCCTGGATGCCCTGGTGGACAGTCGGGGAGATTAAAAGTCGAAAATCAGAGTGTGGCTTGATCGGGAATTCTGCTTCCGGGAACTTCTCTTTTTTTAACTGATGTATATCGGGGCCGGCCATTATTTTGTTTTCCCTGCTTCGAGAGACCCCAACACCTGTTGGCGGTCTCCAGATAATTCATAAAATTTCTGTTCCATCCCCACTCGCCCCGTAAGAATATCCCACAAGGGGACTCCCAATTCATTTAGTGTCAGATCAAGGAATTTCGACTTAGAATTGAGAGAGTGAAAAAACTGAGGCGCCCGTTGTTCCCCACAATCGGGGCAAATGGCATTGCTCTCAGTGACTTGGCCCAGGGAAGAGTGGTGAATTTCAGTTTCCTGACAGGAATGACACGTGAATGATTCGATTAAATCCTGATTAAACTCTGCAACGGCTTCCGGACCGAGATCAGATAAAATGAGCTCAAGAAACGTACCAGCCTGGATCTGACTGTTCTGCGAAAGTTCAATGACTGGTTCAAATATTTCATGTGTTGGACAATCTTCCAGGCGAGAGTATTTCACAAGGTAACTCTGATGATTCGTACCATCGAAAACAAACCCTTGTCCTTCAAGCGTTTCGAGTCCATGAATCATCTTTACCGCTTCCTGAACCTGAATCCCTGCAATGACGGATGAGGTTGTCGGAGTTGTCGGGACTTTTCCCTGTTCCATTTCGTCACGAGTCAACAGGGCACAGCTTCTTCGAGACTCAAGCATTTTCCAGTCGATTTCGTTCATCGTGCATTCGTAGCATGGCCCCGTCTGAGGGTTGAAAACCCTGGCCACCCCATCAAGCCGTTCTATTGCGCCGTCAATCCAAGGCTTACCAACACGTGAAGCAGATTGATTTATCGAAACACGTGCTTCGCGATTATCGAGTCCACCGAGGATGACATCGGCCCATCGATAGACACCCAACCCCAAATCATAGACAACATTGCCGTGAAAGAAGTGCGATTTCATTTCCGGGTAGATTGAACGTGCCCGCTCCGCAGCAACTTCAGCCTTGCTGCGCCCGCAATCGGCTTCACGATAGAGAATGGATCGTGACAGATTGGAGTTCTCAATGTTATCCAGATCGGCAACCATCAGGTTACCGATACCTAACAGAGCAAGATTTTTAATCAACTCATTTCCAATTGCTCCCGCACCAATGACCAGAGCATTCGAGGAAGACAGTTTCTCCTGATCCCACCAACCGATCAAATTAAATCGCGAAAACCGATCATCGGGCTGGTCGATATCAGTCAAATTCAGAACATCATTCATAAGATTCACTTTCACCCTGTTTGTTCAAGATCCTGCAGTGATTTCGGGTTGCAGGCGGAGAATATCACCATCTTGAACCTGAGCAGACTCTAACGTATCAGAGTGTAAGAGCTGGCGTCCCGAACTTTTGTGATGAAATTTATAGCTCATCAGCTGTCCGTCCGGGCTATGACTCGGAAGATTCATCCTTCCAATCAGAACGGAGATGAGACGATCAA
This window of the Gimesia fumaroli genome carries:
- a CDS encoding EsaB/YukD family protein — protein: MSDIKIEVWDATGNKRQVVEVPSDAEIDRLISVLIGRMNLPSHSPDGQLMSYKFHHKSSGRQLLHSDTLESAQVQDGDILRLQPEITAGS
- a CDS encoding HesA/MoeB/ThiF family protein; the encoded protein is MNDVLNLTDIDQPDDRFSRFNLIGWWDQEKLSSSNALVIGAGAIGNELIKNLALLGIGNLMVADLDNIENSNLSRSILYREADCGRSKAEVAAERARSIYPEMKSHFFHGNVVYDLGLGVYRWADVILGGLDNREARVSINQSASRVGKPWIDGAIERLDGVARVFNPQTGPCYECTMNEIDWKMLESRRSCALLTRDEMEQGKVPTTPTTSSVIAGIQVQEAVKMIHGLETLEGQGFVFDGTNHQSYLVKYSRLEDCPTHEIFEPVIELSQNSQIQAGTFLELILSDLGPEAVAEFNQDLIESFTCHSCQETEIHHSSLGQVTESNAICPDCGEQRAPQFFHSLNSKSKFLDLTLNELGVPLWDILTGRVGMEQKFYELSGDRQQVLGSLEAGKTK
- a CDS encoding Mov34/MPN/PAD-1 family protein yields the protein MAGPDIHQLKKEKFPEAEFPIKPHSDFRLLISPTVHQGIQDHASNDTSVEICGVLVGEWQQDENGPFASVTQYIRCNQAASKFAEVTFTHESWSQINSEMDSKYSDLRIIGWYHSHPDFGIFLSDRDVFIQENFFSGPGQVAYVVDPVRKLEGVFEWRNGKPVLMSHYWVGEKVWSLEASQTPLTQTGSISQHSSPDPRAAATQQHEEHPLMRGSIQLMMGLCLFLIGYLLAGTKSRWEQEMIVTGVVEHYGTNKLIKPGFEDKLREVNQRLQEVNHLFGTLSTTMPEDATKEQIELENKKRTAISQTLTLCSQALSMIQTQYGLTDQERKALTKYIQRKQRELQNGSKTNSKSADASHEKQSEKQEDSEKKPNAKNKVSQESEILKSESQ